The Humulus lupulus chromosome 4, drHumLupu1.1, whole genome shotgun sequence genome has a window encoding:
- the LOC133830454 gene encoding pentatricopeptide repeat-containing protein At1g74750-like, translated as MLRAKHIGNLSNSARSFFLSGSRCNAGDGSSCTCSEDEACVSRRQHLRHGGALAQNQPTLVSRTTARVGSFVPGDAVKVIGSQKANIVHPASLKQAEIAPKKLVISDCVSYANVVENVEKDVDNTLPPISDQFVKAGVAAVTFLSDIVNYKFPLSDGIGVLNFPKNCMVDPTRISSIKPSHVKHIKRENFSSVHPRSSAEAAVQLNSTSNSHGVKTKGGKSSASKGVNNVPHTKTGNSWGSRSVPTDARDKKAVPNRTRSLINSFKADFSSNYHQASDAGSEGCVNKGFNRPPRDVKYPNAYASSRRPSAYSFNPVESVSRMLQGMKWGRAAEEKLENLNYVMDAYQANQVLKQLQDHTVALGFFYWLKRQAGFKHDGHTYTTMVGNLGRARQFGTINKLLNEMVREGCQPNVVTYNRLIHSYGRANYLQDAVNVFNQMQKAGCEPDRVTYCTLIDIHAKAGFLDIALRLYDRMQGAGLSPDTFTYSVIINCLGKAGHLTAAHNLFSKMVGEGCIPNLVTYNIMLALQAKARNYEAALELYRGMQNAGFEPDKVTYSIVMEVLGHCGFLEEAEDMFNEMRQRNWVPDEPVYGLLVDLWGKAGNIEKAWAWYGAMLEAGLQPNVPTCNSMLSALLRVHRLSDAYNLLQGMVDLGLNPSLQTFTLLLSCCTEARSPHDMGFCSKLMEITGHPAHTFILSMPSAGPDGQNVRDHVNRFLDLMHSEDREGKRGLVDAVVDFLHKSGLKEEAGSVWEVAAQKNVYPDAVKEKSSSHWLINLHVMSDGTAVTALSRTLAWFRREMLMSGACPNRIEIVTGWGRRSKVTGTSLVRQSVQELLRMFSFPFFTENGNTGCFVGCGESLGKWLLHPCVERMHLF; from the coding sequence ATGTTGCGAGCGAAGCATATTGGAAATCTTTCTAACAGTGCAAGATCCTTCTTTTTAAGTGGGTCACGGTGTAATGCAGGGGATGGTAGTTCTTGCACTTGCTCTGAGGATGAAGCTTGTGTTTCACGAAGGCAGCATCTCCGGCATGGAGGTGCACTTGCCCAAAATCAACCCACCTTGGTATCCAGAACGACAGCAAGAGTAGGAAGTTTTGTTCCAGGAGATGCAGTTAAAGTTATCGGTTCACAAAAAGCTAATATCGTTCACCCTGCTTCTTTGAAGCAAGCTGAAATTGCTCCAAAAAAATTGGTGATATCAGATTGTGTAAGTTATGCTAATGTCGTTGAAAATGTTGAGAAGGATGTGGATAACACTTTGCCTCCTATTTCAGACCAGTTTGTTAAGGCTGGTGTTGCAGCTGTAACTTTTCTTTCTGATATTGTGAATTACAAGTTTCCTTTATCTGATGGAATTGGAGTGCTTAACTTCCCCAAAAATTGTATGGTTGATCCCACCAGGATTTCTAGTATCAAACCATCACATGTGAAACACATCAAAAGAGAGAACTTTTCTAGTGTTCATCCTAGATCATCTGCTGAGGCAGCTGTCCAGTTGAATTCTACAAGTAATTCGCACGGGGTAAAGACTAAAGGTGGTAAATCTAGTGCAAGTAAGGGTGTAAATAATGTTCCTCATACCAAGACTGGAAACTCATGGGGCAGTCGAAGTGTACCTACAGATGCCCGGGATAAAAAGGCTGTACCAAATAGAACTAGGTCTCTTATAAATAGCTTCAAAGCAGATTTTAGTTCTAACTATCATCAGGCTTCAGATGCAGGGTCTGAGGGGTGTGTTAATAAAGGCTTTAACAGGCCCCCAAGagatgtgaaatatccaaacgcATATGCTTCAAGCAGGAGGCCATCTGCTTATAGTTTTAATCCTGTTGAAAGTGTTTCCCGGATGCTGCAAGGAATGAAGTGGGGGCGTGCTGCTGAAGAGAAGCTTGAAAATCTCAATTATGTGATGGATGCATATCAGGCAAACCAAGTTCTAAAGCAACTTCAAGACCATACCGTTGCTCTTGGTTTTTTCTACTGGTTAAAACGGCAAGCAGGATTCAAGCATGATGGGCACACTTATACCACAATGGTTGGCAACCTTGGTCGTGCTAGGCAGTTTGGTACCATAAACAAATTGCTTAATGAGATGGTGAGGGAAGGTTGCCAACCAAATGTTGTAACGTATAATCGATTGATTCACAGCTATGGCCGAGCAAACTACTTACAAGATGCAGTTAATGTGTTCAATCAAATGCAGAAAGCAGGGTGTGAGCCTGACCGGGTGACATATTGCACGCTGATTGACATTCATGCTAAGGCTGGTTTTCTTGACATTGCTTTACGTCTGTATGATAGGATGCAAGGGGCAGGTCTTTCTCCCGACACATTCACTTACAGCGTCATAATCAACTGTCTTGGGAAGGCTGGTCACTTAACTGCAGCCCACAATCTTTTTTCTAAGATGGTTGGCGAAGGTTGCATTCCCAACTTAGTCACCTACAATATCATGCTAGCTTTGCAAGCCAAAGCAAGGAACTATGAGGCTGCATTGGAGCTTTACCGTGGGATGCAGAATGCAGGTTTTGAACCAGATAAGGTGACTTACAGCATAGTAATGGAGGTGCTTGGTCATTGTGGGTTTCTTGAGGAAGCAGAAGATATGTTTAATGAGATGAGACAGAGAAACTGGGTCCCCGATGAACCAGTTTACGGTCTTTTAGTAGATCTCTGGGGTAAGGCTGGTAATATTGAGAAGGCTTGGGCATGGTATGGAGCAATGCTTGAGGCAGGGTTGCAGCCGAATGTACCCACTTGTAATTCTATGCTCAGTGCTTTGCTTAGGGTGCATCGGCTATCCGATGCGTATAACCTGCTGCAAGGCATGGTGGATTTGGGTCTCAACCCTTCTTTACAAACTTTTACTTTACTTCTCAGTTGTTGTACAGAAGCGCGGTCCCCTCATGACATGGGGTTTTGTAGCAAGCTCATGGAAATTACAGGCCATCCTGCACATACATTTATATTGTCCATGCCATCAGCAGGCCCAGATGGTCAAAATGTACGAGATCATGTGAATAGATTCTTGGATCTGATGCATAGTGAGGATAGAGAAGGCAAGAGGGGACTAGTTGATGCAGTGGTAGATTTTCTTCACAAGTCAGGGCTCAAAGAGGAGGCTGGCTCTGTTTGGGAGGTGGCTGCACAAAAGAATGTGTATCCCGATGCAGTCAAGGAGAAAAGCAGTAGTCATTGGCTTATCAACCTTCATGTTATGTCAGATGGTACTGCTGTTACTGCGCTTTCTAGAACACTTGCCTGGTTTCGCCGAGAGATGCTAATGTCAGGAGCTTGCCCAAACCGAATTGAAATTGTGACTGGATGGGGCCGTAGGAGCAAGGTCACAGGAACTTCTCTAGTGAGGCAGTCAGTGCAGGAGTTGTTGCGAATGTTTAGCTTCCCTTTTTTCACTGAAAATGGCAACACTGGTTGCTTTGTGGGGTGTGGCGAGTCTCTTGGCAAATGGCTGCTCCATCCTTGTGTGGAAAGGATGCATTTGTTCTAG